The Couchioplanes caeruleus sequence CAGACCGGCCCTGGCGAGCACCACCGCGACCACGGTCAGGACGACGGCCGGGCCGGCCAGCGAGAAGAGCGGGTGGCTGCCGATCCAGCGCAGCCGCCCGGCCCCGGCGACCAGCACCAGTCTTCCCCCAGGCGAACGGCGAACCCACCAGGCTCGGCGTGCCCGGCGCTCTCCTCGTCGCTCAGGCGCAGGGTGACCTGCACCGCGTACGCGGCCGCGATCAGTCCCATCAGGGCGCTGGTCCCGGCGAGGAAGCTGTCGGTCGCGGCGGACGCTCCACCCATCCGCTCGAAGATGCGGGTGAGGGCGGGGTTGCCGGCGGTGAGGTCGGCGACGCTGCGGACGACGCCGCCGAAGACTAGGGTCAACGGCAGAAGATCCCGTCCAGGCCGGTGATCTCGAGCACCCGGCGGATGTTCGGCGGGACGTCGACCACCACCAGCTCGCATCCCTCCCGGTGATGCTGGACGAGGGCGTTGACGCCTGACGAGTCCATGAAGGTGACTCCGGACAGGTCCACCTCCACCCGGCGGCGACCGGGCATCGTGGCGTCCAGGGCGGCCGCGAACCTCGGCGCGGAGGACTGGTCGATCTCTCCGGCGCAGCGGAGGCGGGCGCGTTCACTCGTCTCGGCCGTCGTGGTGACGGTCAGCGTGGTCTGCGGCGCGACGAGCGGAACGCGGGTCAGGCGGTCGGTCATCGTGGCCTCCCGGTAAGGGGTCGACCGACAGCCTAGCGGGAGTGACGGCATGGTCACACCAGATGAACCGGATGACATGCGCTCAGCGCGACACCGGAAGAACGACGTGCAAATTGCGTGGTCCGTGGACGCCTTCGACCCGGTTGAGCTCGATGTCGCTGGTGGCGGAGGGGCCGCTGATCCAGGTGAGGGGCCGGGCCGGGTCGAGGCGGGCGAGGCCGTCG is a genomic window containing:
- a CDS encoding STAS domain-containing protein; its protein translation is MTDRLTRVPLVAPQTTLTVTTTAETSERARLRCAGEIDQSSAPRFAAALDATMPGRRRVEVDLSGVTFMDSSGVNALVQHHREGCELVVVDVPPNIRRVLEITGLDGIFCR